In one window of Kribbella amoyensis DNA:
- a CDS encoding zinc-dependent alcohol dehydrogenase family protein produces the protein MRQVVMHSPGNVQVEDREDPRIIEPTDAIIRLAATCICGSDLWPYRGAEPVDHQVMGHEYVGVVEQVGAQVRTVKVGDFVVGSFWASDNTCEICQAGYQAYCVHRVLMGTIGTQAELARIPLADGTLVATPGLPEPDLIPSLMAASDVLGTGWFAAVAAEAGPGKTVAVVGDGAVGLLGILAARQLGAERIIAFSRHADRQALAREFGATDLVEERGDEGVARVKELTGGLGAHSVIEAVGTQEAMMQAIHSTRAGGHVGFVGVAHDVAVPGDELFMAGVHLHGGPAPVRQYLPELVKLIWDRKINPGKVFDLTLPLDRAAEGYQAMDQRTATKVLLTV, from the coding sequence ATGCGCCAGGTAGTCATGCACAGCCCCGGGAACGTCCAGGTCGAGGACCGCGAGGACCCGAGGATCATCGAACCCACCGATGCGATCATCCGCCTCGCGGCCACCTGCATCTGCGGCAGCGACCTGTGGCCGTACCGGGGCGCGGAGCCGGTGGACCACCAGGTGATGGGCCACGAGTACGTCGGTGTCGTCGAGCAGGTCGGTGCGCAGGTCCGCACCGTCAAGGTCGGTGACTTCGTGGTCGGCTCGTTCTGGGCCTCCGACAACACCTGCGAGATCTGCCAGGCCGGCTACCAGGCGTACTGCGTGCACCGCGTCCTGATGGGCACCATCGGCACCCAGGCCGAGCTGGCCCGCATCCCGTTGGCCGACGGCACCCTCGTCGCCACCCCGGGCCTGCCCGAGCCGGACCTGATCCCGTCGTTGATGGCCGCCTCGGACGTCCTCGGGACCGGGTGGTTCGCCGCGGTCGCCGCCGAGGCCGGTCCGGGCAAGACCGTCGCCGTCGTCGGTGACGGCGCCGTCGGGCTGCTCGGCATCCTCGCCGCCCGGCAACTCGGGGCCGAACGGATCATCGCGTTCAGCCGGCACGCGGACCGCCAGGCGCTGGCCCGCGAGTTCGGCGCCACCGACCTCGTCGAGGAACGCGGTGACGAAGGCGTCGCCCGGGTCAAGGAGCTCACCGGCGGACTCGGCGCGCACTCGGTGATCGAGGCCGTCGGCACCCAGGAGGCGATGATGCAGGCGATCCACTCGACCCGGGCCGGCGGCCATGTCGGGTTCGTCGGGGTCGCCCACGACGTCGCCGTCCCGGGGGACGAACTGTTCATGGCCGGCGTCCATCTCCACGGCGGCCCGGCCCCGGTCCGGCAGTACCTGCCCGAACTCGTCAAGCTGATCTGGGACCGCAAGATCAACCCTGGCAAGGTTTTCGACCTCACCCTGCCGCTGGACCGCGCCGCCGAGGGGTACCAGGCGATGGACCAGCGCACCGCGACCAAGGTGCTGCTCACCGTCTGA
- a CDS encoding helix-turn-helix transcriptional regulator — protein MDNRQEVREFLTTRRARITPDQAGLPATGSRRVPGLRRSEVAAIAGLSVEYYAKLERGQIAGASTGVLDALGRALQLDDTERAHLLDLARAADGIPTSGRRRRPAGKAAGSRLSLQWALDAITDGIAFVRDPHQNLLATNALGRAFYSPVIGDGGRTPNLARFQFLDPAARDFYPDWDLFAEMCVGIMRAEAGRDPHDRGLQDLVGELSTRSETFRRLWADHNVRTHGTGTKRFHHPVVGDLTLAYEELAVTAEPGIVLLIYTAEPSSPSAERLRLLASWAAPADTPITKP, from the coding sequence GTGGACAATCGCCAGGAGGTCCGCGAGTTCCTCACCACTCGCCGCGCCCGGATCACGCCGGACCAGGCCGGGCTGCCGGCCACCGGGTCCCGGCGCGTCCCCGGACTGCGCCGCAGCGAGGTCGCCGCGATCGCCGGACTGAGCGTCGAGTACTACGCGAAACTCGAGCGCGGCCAGATCGCGGGCGCGTCCACCGGAGTCCTCGACGCGCTGGGCCGGGCCCTGCAACTGGACGACACCGAACGCGCCCACCTGCTCGACCTCGCGCGAGCCGCGGACGGGATCCCCACGTCGGGCCGGCGCCGTCGTCCGGCCGGGAAGGCGGCGGGGTCGCGGCTCAGCCTGCAGTGGGCGCTCGACGCGATCACGGACGGGATCGCGTTCGTCCGGGATCCGCACCAGAACCTGCTCGCCACGAACGCCCTCGGCCGGGCCTTCTACTCGCCCGTCATCGGCGACGGCGGCCGGACGCCGAACCTGGCCCGCTTCCAGTTCCTGGATCCCGCGGCCCGCGACTTCTATCCCGACTGGGACCTGTTCGCCGAGATGTGCGTCGGCATCATGCGCGCCGAGGCCGGCCGGGATCCGCACGACCGTGGACTCCAGGACCTCGTCGGTGAACTCTCCACCCGGAGCGAGACATTCCGCCGGCTCTGGGCCGACCACAACGTCCGGACCCACGGGACCGGTACCAAGCGCTTCCACCACCCCGTCGTCGGCGACCTCACGCTGGCCTACGAGGAACTCGCGGTCACCGCGGAGCCGGGGATCGTCCTGCTGATCTACACCGCCGAACCCAGCTCACCGTCGGCCGAACGCCTTCGGTTGCTCGCCTCCTGGGCCGCGCCCGCGGACACCCCCATCACCAAGCCCTGA
- a CDS encoding cupin domain-containing protein translates to MQITRSSIDTAKGPADWFTGDVYIDAVAAAGPPSRLTANLVHFMPGARTHWHRHPLSQTVFVTEGVGLCQRRGGPVEVIRPGDRVLFEADEEHWHGAAPNRLMVHLALNESDADHAVVHWLDPVTDDEYAAAPPTA, encoded by the coding sequence ATGCAGATCACCCGCAGCTCCATCGACACCGCCAAGGGACCGGCGGACTGGTTCACCGGCGACGTGTACATCGACGCCGTCGCCGCGGCCGGACCGCCGTCGCGGCTCACCGCGAACCTCGTCCACTTCATGCCCGGCGCCCGGACCCACTGGCACCGTCACCCCCTCAGCCAGACGGTCTTCGTCACCGAAGGCGTCGGCCTGTGCCAGCGCCGCGGCGGACCGGTCGAGGTCATCCGCCCCGGCGACCGGGTGCTCTTCGAGGCCGACGAGGAACACTGGCACGGCGCCGCCCCGAACCGCCTCATGGTCCACCTCGCCCTGAACGAGTCGGACGCCGACCACGCCGTCGTTCACTGGCTCGACCCGGTCACCGACGACGAGTACGCCGCGGCCCCACCCACCGCTTGA
- a CDS encoding SDR family oxidoreductase, which yields MRIVVIGGTGLIGSKVVEKLTEHGHEAVVAVPKTGVNTLTGAGLAEVMKGTDVVVDVSNSPSFEADAVMEFFRTSTTNVLAAEAEAGVGHHVALSVVGTERLPDSGYFRAKIAQEELIEKSAIPYSLVHATQFYEFVQAIADAADDGGTVRIAPVAFRPMAAEDVAKAVGRTAVGTPLNGRIDIAGPQEYQMDEFFRRALKAHSDPRDVVTDPHAKYFGAELAERTLVPAGDATFGDLTYGDWAGLTPAGK from the coding sequence ATGAGGATCGTGGTGATCGGCGGAACCGGGCTGATCGGGTCGAAGGTCGTGGAGAAGCTCACCGAGCACGGGCACGAGGCGGTCGTGGCGGTACCGAAGACCGGGGTGAACACGCTCACCGGTGCGGGACTGGCCGAGGTGATGAAGGGCACGGACGTCGTCGTCGACGTGTCGAACTCGCCGTCGTTCGAGGCCGACGCGGTGATGGAGTTCTTCCGGACCTCGACCACGAACGTGCTCGCCGCCGAGGCGGAGGCCGGGGTCGGGCATCACGTCGCGCTGTCGGTGGTCGGCACCGAGCGGCTGCCGGACAGCGGGTACTTCCGGGCCAAGATCGCCCAGGAGGAGCTGATCGAGAAGTCGGCGATCCCGTACTCGCTGGTGCATGCCACCCAGTTCTACGAGTTCGTCCAGGCGATCGCGGACGCGGCCGACGACGGCGGTACGGTCCGGATCGCGCCGGTCGCGTTCCGTCCGATGGCCGCCGAGGACGTCGCGAAGGCGGTCGGCCGGACCGCGGTCGGTACGCCGCTGAACGGGCGGATCGACATCGCCGGGCCGCAGGAGTACCAGATGGACGAGTTCTTCCGCCGGGCCCTGAAGGCGCACAGCGACCCGCGGGACGTGGTCACCGACCCGCACGCCAAGTACTTCGGCGCCGAACTGGCCGAGCGGACCCTGGTACCGGCCGGCGACGCGACCTTCGGCGACCTCACGTACGGCGACTGGGCCGGCCTGACCCCGGCCGGGAAGTGA
- a CDS encoding cupin domain-containing protein encodes MTDPDVTYPEHPSTAWQTALTMLQEVEPPFVPDGFHAMTVVLEYPPGDPGAPPHRHSGPAFGYVVEGEMLFELEGEPPRVLKAGEAFWEPGGDVIHYQDGNNRPDVPVRFTVTMLCAPDQPMFVLVPAEELAERKDRRVARPA; translated from the coding sequence ATGACGGATCCTGACGTGACGTACCCCGAGCACCCGTCGACCGCCTGGCAGACGGCGCTCACGATGCTGCAGGAGGTGGAGCCGCCGTTCGTCCCGGACGGGTTCCACGCCATGACGGTGGTGCTGGAGTACCCGCCGGGTGACCCGGGGGCGCCGCCGCATCGGCACTCCGGGCCGGCCTTCGGCTACGTGGTCGAGGGCGAGATGTTGTTCGAGCTGGAGGGCGAGCCGCCGCGGGTGCTCAAGGCGGGGGAGGCGTTCTGGGAACCGGGTGGCGACGTCATCCACTACCAGGACGGTAACAACCGGCCCGACGTCCCGGTGCGGTTCACGGTCACGATGCTGTGCGCGCCGGACCAGCCGATGTTCGTGCTGGTGCCCGCGGAAGAGCTTGCCGAGCGCAAGGATCGCCGGGTCGCCCGGCCGGCCTGA